One genomic region from Phragmites australis chromosome 1, lpPhrAust1.1, whole genome shotgun sequence encodes:
- the LOC133887707 gene encoding serine/threonine-protein kinase-like protein At5g23170 has product MIHAAFAFLLCLLFSLYSLPSCLLLTNCFTLLQPLHSSDHIHQQGKSTPIAAVQQREHARRRAGTRAMREFSYEEVEAATGGFAAKNLVGKGSHGSVYRASLRGGGGGRRVVFAVKRPSHEQGEAKLANEIAVLSAAPRHPGVVGLVGVAAPQHQPPAEEDAGSKRVLVPSPPLLVMEYVPNGSLHDLLHRSPRPPPWPRRVEIALDVAGAVRALHAAVPRVIHRDVKSANILLGRDGRARLADFSLAVRVAAPDGREGARDSSDEDAGPAPAGTIGYLDPCYTEPGRLGPESDVFSFGVVLLELVSGRKVMDVNSCPSSIVAWAEPLIGAGREWEVFDARVAAPPTARAERAVARVLAVAARCVSGSVECRPAMSEVVSELRGVLERAGWRRGYTRRVVERAYRRVVSWGQHVRRSKRVRATKIECTEHSECSGAAPDPEESNSTSGAPK; this is encoded by the coding sequence ATGATCCATGCTGCCTTTGCCTTTCTCCTTTGCCTCCTCTTTTCCCTTTATTCCCTTCCTAGCTGCTTGCTGCTAACAAACTGCTTTACATTGCTCCAGCCCCTGCATAGCTCAGATCATATACACCAGCAAGGCAAGAGCACGCCCATAGCAGCAGTGCAGCAGCGAGAGCACGCACGTAGACGTGCTGGAACTCGCGCCATGAGAGAGTTCTCGtacgaggaggtggaggcggcgacgGGCGGATTCGCGGCCAAGAACCTCGTGGGGAAGGGCAGCCACGGGAGCGTGTACAGAGCCAGTCTgcggggaggagggggaggcagGCGCGTCGTCTTCGCCGTCAAGAGGCCGTCGCACGAGCAGGGGGAGGCCAAGCTCGCCAACGAGATCGCCGTGCtctccgccgcgccgcgccaccCGGGCGTCGTCGGCCTCGTCGGTGTAGCGGCGCCGCAGCATCAGCCGCCGGCCGAAGAGGATGCAGGGTCGAAGAGGGTGTTGGTGCCGTCCCCACCGCTGCTCGTCATGGAGTACGTGCCCAACGGGTCGCTGCACGACCTTCTGCACCGGTCTCCGAggccgccgccgtggccgcgCCGCGTCGAGATCGCGCTCGACGTGGCGGGCGCCGTGCGCGCGCTGCACGCCGCGGTGCCGCGGGTCATACACCGGGACGTCAAGTCCGCCAACATCCTGCTCGGCCGCGACGGCCGCGCGCGCCTCGCCGACTTCAGCCTCGCCGTCAGGGTCGCCGCCCCTGACGGCAGAGAAGGCGCCCGTGACTCCAGTGACGAAGACGcggggccggcgccggcgggcaCGATCGGTTACCTCGACCCGTGCTACACGGAGCCCGGTCGCCTGGGCCCGGAGAGCGACGTGTTCAGCTTCGGCGTCGTGCTCCTGGAGCTCGTCAGCGGGCGCAAGGTAATGGACGTGAACTCGTGCCCGTCGTCCATCGTCGCCTGGGCCGAGCCGCTGATCGGCGCCGGCCGCGAGTGGGAGGTGTTCGACGCGAGGGTGGCCGCCCCTCCCACCGCGCGGGCGGAGCGCGCGGTCGCCAGGGTGCTCGCAGTGGCGGCGCGGTGCGTGTCGGGGAGCGTGGAGTGCCGGCCGGCCATGTCGGAGGTGGTGTCCGAGCTGCGCGGCGTCCTCGAGAGAGCCGGGTGGAGACGGGGCTACACCCGTAGGGTGGTCGAGAGAGCGTACAGGCGCGTCGTGTCGTGGGGGCAGCACgtaaggaggagcaagagggtGAGGGCGACCAAGATCGAGTGCACCGAGCACTCCGAGTGCAGCGGTGCTGCACCGGACCCCGAGGAGTCAAACAGCACGAGCGGCGCGCCCAAATAA